The nucleotide window TCATCAATTTTTCAATTGGGTTTTTCCAATTTACACTAGCGTTCGGGTAATTCATTAAAATCTCATTTTCTAAAAATCGGAAGTCTTCCTTCGTAAATCCTTGAAGCTTCATTGGATCATGGACAAAGACGAAAATACTTACGACTTCAAAGGCATTTTCAGTCGTACCCAAATATTTTTCACCTTCAAATAATGCGCCTTTATACGAAATGAAAAAGTTTTTCCGAATATTTTTAACATCATCAAAAAAATAATAACTTCCATTTTCGTATGCCTCATCTAATTTACGCTTTGGGTCTGTTAAGTAACGAACGCCTTTATAAAATATGTAAATGATGAGGATTATAATGGCGATGCGCAGTAATAATGCCACGAAACTTCCTCCTTGCTTACGGTGTTTTCATGCTATACGATTGAGTAGTATAAAAGGTTTCATTTTTTTAAGTAAATGAGGGAAAAAATTATGGAGTTTAAACAATTATTTGAAATGCAACGAGAGCTCGATGCATTTATCGAGGAAACACAAAATGT belongs to Solibacillus sp. FSL R7-0682 and includes:
- a CDS encoding sigma-w pathway protein ysdB translates to MALLLRIAIIILIIYIFYKGVRYLTDPKRKLDEAYENGSYYFFDDVKNIRKNFFISYKGALFEGEKYLGTTENAFEVVSIFVFVHDPMKLQGFTKEDFRFLENEILMNYPNASVNWKNPIEKLMKE